The following coding sequences are from one Augochlora pura isolate Apur16 chromosome 6, APUR_v2.2.1, whole genome shotgun sequence window:
- the Tefu gene encoding serine/threonine-protein kinase tefu, with protein MSKYSERIDEILRNASGRKFMDKKKSVIELLELYENEEAVNEICKNSQKNIQGVVNWSYIIQIVHKIVLNETDKNASKESYGKATIVLKKNISTLVIKTVQCANSYKIPLLKCSDIISLILQILGTSVYEYYHETYMHILVSYVLPLRSYQVKMLLEQWQELLKICIPLYKNASSNINKRVTLEALQMITYYGCLYSDLLSNLNGILPFLEAVFLDVRTNQETLAESAYKLAHIVCQQIAIECRHSLCQFSENVLPSIISLKSSLEKYKLLLLFIKIHHPKGICNADDGAYAVSWEKWHLTLKNMYLMILKDLKADILPESFIYLASEVFTQILKNANIIERMSLEESSCIPVVKRRKISNKIDGLIDMIVDKNIQEAWPMIQILTVLLKKYPECLKPHDYADFLKILVGLLTQSCKEEIIMDNLYELCAILLSNENILSTSYIENSNMYWDKIWDILLRSFNVNQNEISSHKLIQLFIINNKITNPNVLLRLYLTNDIKWSVMSLRTLIVLCEYLSLPSDITMFNINTCSPTMNSDSVRLSLLKWALNIPWHKLATEIIIDELCLLLISITSKLKYEKQIKFKKYDMNNNSCDCLNNGECLKPSYEQIENSYLLLAYKTNLFINNEEDNIQYILKLNERMLYIQDIVTSLQVQLCDILDEGSSSDDIYIRIIKITVVAKIISIIKQLNIINTDETFLQRTVKIHLDSVYTALANIEPSRCKYIYLCNITKALNMLYGTLYDTEVSKTIILSSTPDMLKKIFSLMNIEDDEIADYEATKDYYENYSSFQNKRRSLNKNTVQEKQCNVCNKNTIRIQTSKALALFCCMNVGEEKCDIQRKLMDNLLTIDMYDLSRTINCKMAVIVLESLSKYGTQNLSKNHGEIPLKDVLILYQECQEDETAVRYILNILPFFLKYAVDYNFNLDDLMKIILQQNRYKKKNGFRVYIEFTKCLLKIIHLSPTLLYYIVSNEFEHIMPVMDSILLSFTDSLFMVRLEAIKCIQNIYLSKRIDFKWKESLFMKIEASVNKLTISSHEMNVDEKEAKMASTLLGLVAIIYSNGTFQCRALLTMLHFITDQKIDIQIIPKALHAVTDQISFLNLIEDNLSYLVTSWYNSKYSSESFPWQLVQCASQEQFYDTYINMLAFIKFQSLELSNVILFCNNVTLSFQEIVENIFPQILTWLLYCINEHEGSSRKQLARRIFHNLIRNQKEFIEIKKFSNLFNEKFEETLICVIERLHDEDYVNETLDVQVSFPMSNPPHFKYETVKTCLKYMEENFFVQKMSVQDILACNYPNILQKIFLHLINNIYKQKFVEHKVKAFHQYMFFCTLIVQKLQQDNFDTLSMYIVKDISYSLLHIIKGHDDILLKIASKYFYEFVKQVLPIRHEEIKEILSFTVTTLIPIVQTEKMPITLEILNFLLIEQKDMLSDAIEKLNSFPNIPIFHEIRNVHNALKYKTGKIYTLQEEVQHFLNSLVDKNINYSLENILHLRQQLHTRKEEFQILYNKLETLRGFAEDYASSMLHQLIYKLIKLTASSDANVSIEASKCLGEIGPNDLTSMILYLEKSHVNESSDLLEILTYKIIIKMTELLLQSDVELRNVSADVLYTLFSSFWGQKLLNIEYMEHLKTVLCDIQATLPLSYIKPFIRHKNSKTKKGLVKVKISNILNPQNSIWTIKTNGSYTSWITELTCKILKCFTGFYSENLVPACTLSTDICEIILPRIIFLIISIDKKFTPVICSCINQFFDHNFNSTKQNLLLTATCKTVHYDHQIINCMLNIVNYIRIQVADNVCLELNYMYIAKAAQYCAAFFTAILYAELSCESILNDYNNFTNISKIDHVYELAPNEGKMIQCILRDTYAKIGDSDAIHGTGSSHLQDHSTRIQHYVHTHEWGKVILAQDVELSFGNMSVIKEMANGLHQSGFQYLLGNMIHTMSKNNEKIDEDIQYECSWRLSNWNFSEINQTLYAKNDCKLKSQIIESDYHFYHYQALKYFHEGNEIGIHNAIENARISIIKALKNISLESTKTIYEKLMQLQLIREIEELSSAKSDEYGKVLQKWEQQDISNFNEYQYIEPILTQRTVMYKINSVLEDSMLIKDALFNTYLDISKIAVAKDNLHVAARSLAVLAKQVDLPPKVQDQLLYQESLLARLRNDLEIGRFLLRNLIHKNTLDTNLRAQVLRVYGDWMAETKSENPQAVIKKYYMKSIDASSSINEHTTDSIKNLHGARVALAQFADMQYEQICIYMKSSQFESLKECITSIEGLSMQSITKDKDVRRAFILNQRQNINDAAELEHIEKERNNYLTLALQYYLLVLQESEDYNLLIFRVVALWLDNVNQKEVNNLLNEILTKIPSFKFIPLIPQLAAHISNVSNAFSEKIYLIMERCALEHPHHTLPVLLALKNLYGDYEYNTTRMSKTVEPRVLGAQKLLQKLTKTKIRSILDEMDKLSHSLVMLANLATSSNKHGLMISIPKNQEILKVKNFNNVLVPTLTLNVQPCQNYNDIIGISTYKETYETVGGLNTPKKIICIGTDGISRYQLVKGKDDLRQDAVMQQVFSVMNILLKSYKETKRRKLMIRTYKVVPLTQRSGILEWCDNTVPIMFILTGTNFDSGLHKKYYPKDYTAKLCREKLSQVEKGSTDIKVKVFMDCCAHMHPVLHHFFMEKYPSPETWFERRLAYTRSIATTSIAGYILGLGDRHLNNILLDQTTAEVIHIDFGIAFEQGKVLPVPETIPFRLTQNIEVAMGVSGIEGTMRQCCEKTLTVLRDQRQIIITLLQVLLYDPLFTWTITPAKARNIQSDSSSKQVEINQSSTGTNKTAERALLRIEQKLQGTEEGLPSSVSGQVERLMQQARDPINLSRIYSGWQPYL; from the exons ATGTCAAAATATTCAGAAAGaatagatgaaatattaagaaatgcAAGTGGTAGGAAGTTTATGGACAAGAAA AAGTCTGTGATTGAGTTGTTAGAATTGTATGAAAATGAAGAAGCTGTAAACGAGATAtgtaaaaattcacaaaaaaatatacaaggtGTTGTAAATTGGTCATACATAATACAAATAgttcataaaattgtattaaat gaAACAGATAAAAATGCTTCTAAGGAGTCCTATGGCAAAGCAACAATAgttctaaagaaaaatatatccaCACTTGTAATAAAAACTGTTCAATGTGCAAACTCTTATAAAATTCCACTTTTAAAGTGTTCagatataatatcattaattttgcaaatattggGGACAAGTGTGTATGAATATTATCATGAAACTTATATGCACATATTAGTATCATATGTACTTCCACTCAGATCATATCAGGTAAAGATGTTACTTGAACAGTggcaagaattattaaaaatatgtattccaTTATATAAGAATGCAtcttcaaatataaataaacgtgTTACTTTAGAAGCATTACAAATGATTACATATTATGGTTGTTTGTATTCGGATCTTCTATCAAACCTAAATGGAATACTGCCATTTTtag AAGCTGTATTTCTTGATGTAAGAACAAATCAAGAAACTTTAGCAGAATCAGCTTATAAGCTTGCACATATAGTATGCCaacaaattgcaattgaaTGTAGACATAGTCTTTGTCAATTTAGTGAGAATGTGTTGCCAAGCATAATTAGTTTGAAAAGTTCCCTTGAgaaatataaacttttattgttatttattaaaatccatCATCCCAAAGGAATATGTAATGCTGATGATGGTGCTTATGCAGTTAGTTGGGAGAAGTGGCATTTAAcacttaaaaatatgtatttaatgatattaaaagatTTGAAGGCTGATATACTTCCAGAAAGTTTCATTTATCTTGCAAGTgaag TTTTTAcacaaatattaaagaatGCAAACATTATTGAAAGAATGTCACTTGAAGAATCTAGCTGTATACCAGTagtgaaacgaagaaaaatttccaataaaatagaTGGATTAATTGACATGattgttgataaaaatattcaagaagCTTGGCCAATGATACAAATATTAACAGTGTTGCTTAAAAAATATCCTGAATGTTTGAAACCACATGACTACgcggattttttaaaaattttagtagGTCTTCTTACACAATCttgtaaagaagaaattattatggataatttatatgaattatgtGCCATTCTATTATCAAATGAAAACATATTATCTACGTCATATATAGAGAATTCAAACATGTATTGGGATAAAATATGGGACATTTTATTAAG GTCTTTTAATGTAAATCAGAATGAGATATCAAGTCATAAACTTATACAGCtgtttatcataaataataaaataacaaatccAAATGTGCTCTTGAGACTTTACCTGACAAATGATATCAAATGGTCTGTTATGAGTCTTCGCACATTAATAGTGCTATGTGAATATCTATCATTACCATCTgatataacaatgtttaatataaatacatgcTCGCCAACAATGAATTCAGATTCTGTGAGATTAAGTCTTCTAAAATGGGCATTGAATATACCCTGGCATAAACTTGccactgaaataataattgatgagCTGTGTCTATTACTGATTAGTATTACATCAAAGTTAAAGTATGaaaaacagataaaatttaaaaaatacgatatGAACAATAATTCCTgtgattgtttaaataatggGGAATGTTTAAAACCATCTTATgagcaaattgaaaattcgtaCTTATTATTAGCATATAAAACGAATTTGTTCATTAATAATGAAGAAGACAATATTCagtatattctaaaattaaatgaaaggaTGTTATATATTCAAGATATTGTAACTTCTTTACAAGTTCAGTTATGTGATATATTAGATGAAGGTAGCAGTAGTGATGACATATAcatacgaataataaaaattacagtagtagcaaaaataatatcaataataaaacagttgaatataataaatactgatGAAACATTTCTTCAACGTACAGTGAAAATACATCTTGACTCTGTTTATACTGCTTTGGCAAACATAGAACCATCAAGATGTAAATATATCTATCTTTGTAACATCACAAAAGCACTTAATATGTTATATGGAACATTATATGATACAGAAGTATCAAAGACAATCATTTTGTCTTCAACACCagatatgttaaaaaaaatatttagtttaatgaatattgaagATGATGAAATTGCTGATTATGAAGCAACTAAggattattatgaaaattatagcTCTTTCCAAAACAAACGtagaagtttaaataaaaatacagtacagGAAAAACAATGTAATGTTTGCAACAAAAACACAATTAGAATACAAACATCAAAAGCTTTAGCTTTGTTTTGTTGCATGAATGTGGGAGAAGAAAAATGTGATATTCAAAGAAAGCTCATGGACAATTTGCTTACAATAGATATGTATGACTTGTCTCGCacaattaattgcaaaatggCTGTTATAGTTTTGGAATCATTATCAAAATATGGCAcacaaaatttatcaaaaaatcaTGGAGAAATACCACTAAAAGATGTATTGATATTGTATCAAGAATGTCAAGAAGATGAAACTGCTGTTCGTTACATATTAAACATCTTACCATTCTTTCTTAAATATGCTgtcgattataattttaatttagatgatttaatgaaaatcattttacaacagaatagatataaaaagaaaaatggtttTCGCGTTTACATAGAATTTACCAAAtgccttttaaaaattattcatttgaGTCCCACActtctttattatatagtatctAACGAATTCGAACACATAATGCCAGTAATGGACAGcattttattatcgtttacTGATTCTTTGTTCATGGTTAGATTAGAAGCAATCAAATGTATACAAAACATATATCTATCAAAACGTATTGATTTCAAATGGAAAGAATccttatttatgaaaatagaagCATCGGTAAATAAGTTAACAATTTCCAGTCATGAAATGAATGTAGATGAAAAAGAAGCTAAAATGGCGAGTACTTTACTGGGACTGGTAGcgataatatatagtaatggAACATTTCAATGTCGTGCATTATTAACAATGTTACACTTTATTACAGACCAAAAAATAGATATTCAGATAATACCCAAAGCATTACATGCTGTAACAGACCAAATAAGTTTCTTAAATCTCATTGAAGATAATTTAAGTTATTTAGTAACGTCTTGGTATAATTCAAAATACTCTTCTGAGTCATTTCCATGGCAATTAGTGCAATGTGCATCacaagaacaattttatgatacatatattaatatgcttgcattcattaaatttcaaagcCTTGAACTTtctaatgttatattattttgtaataatgttaCATTATCTTTccaagaaattgttgaaaatatttttcctcaAATATTAACATGGCTTCTGTATTGCATTAATGAACACGAGGGCAGTTCTAGAAAACAATTAGCACGCAGAATATTTCATAACTTAATACGGAATCAAAaagaatttatcgaaattaaaaagttttcgaatttatttaatgagaAATTTGAAGAAACATTAATATGTGTCATTGAAAGATTGCACGATGAAGATTATGTTAATGAAACTTTGGATGTACAAGTTTCATTTCCAATGTCAAATCCTCCTCactttaaatatgaaacagtTAAGACGTGCTTAAAATATATGGAAGAAAACTTTTTTGTACAAAAAATGTCTGTACAAGATATTTTAGCATGTAACTATccaaatatattgcaaaaaatatttttgcatttaattaacaatatttacaaacaaaaatttgtagaGCATAAAGTAAAAGCATTCCATCAGTATATGTTTTTCTGTACACTAATTGTTCAAAAGTTGCAACaagataattttgatacacttTCCATGTATATAGTGAAGGATATTAGTTACAGCTTGCTTCATATTATTAAGGGTCATGACGATATTCTTCTTAAGATAgcaagtaaatatttttatgaatttgtgAAACAAGTACTGCCTATACGACACGAagaaatcaaagaaattttaagTTTCACTGTTACAACCCTAATTCCTATTGTACAGACAGAAAAGATGCCGATAACTTTGGAAATACTTAACTTTTTACTAATTGAACAGAAAGACATGTTAAGTGatgcaatagaaaaattaaattcatttccgaatattcctatttttcacgaaattcgAAATGTACATAATGCATTGAAGTATAAAacaggaaaaatatatactttacaGGAAGAAGTGCAACATTTCCTAAATTCTTTggttgataaaaatataaattacagtctagaaaatattttacatttacgaCAACAGTTACACACAAGGAAAGAAGAATTTcagatattgtataataaactTGAAACATTGCGTGGTTTTGCTGAAGATTACGCCTCAAGTATGTTGcatcaattaatatataaacttataaaattaacagcaTCTTCTGACGCAAATGTTTCAATTGAAGCATCAAAATGTTTAGGAGAAATAGGTCCAAATGACTTAACATCAATGATATTATACTTAGAAAAAAGCCATGTTAATGAAAGTTCTGATTTACTTGAAATactaacatataaaataataattaaaatgacagAATTACTATTGCAAAGTGACGTGGAACTAAGAAACGTTAGTGCTGATGtactttatacattattttcatctttttggggtcaaaaattattaaatatagagtATATGGAACATTTAAAAACCGTTTTATGTGATATACAGGCGACACTACCTCTAAGTTATATTAAACCATTTATAAGAcacaaaaattctaaaacaaaaaaaggtCTTGTAAAggtaaaaataagtaatattttaaatcctCAGAATAGTATTTGGACTATTAAAACTAATGGATCTTATACTAGTTGGATTACAGAACTAACatgtaaaattctaaaatgttTTACAGGATTCTATTCTGAAAACTTAGTTCCAGCTTGTACATTAAGTACTGatatttgtgaaataattttaccaagaattatttttctgataatttCTATAGATAAAAAGTTCACCCCTGTCATATGTTCatgtataaatcaattttttgacCACAACTTTAATTctacaaaacaaaatttactcCTTACTGCGACGTGTAAAACAGTACATTATGACCATCAAATTATCAATTGCATGTTAAATATcgtaaattatataagaatacAAGTCGCAGATAACGTttgtttagaattaaattacatgTATATCGCAAAAGCAGCACAATATTGTGCAGCTTTTTTTACTGCAATATTGTATGCAGAACTGTCTTGTGAAAGTATCTTAAAtgattataacaattttactaatatttcaaaaattgatcaTGTTTATGAATTGGCACCCAATGAAGGAAAAATGATACAATGTATTCTTAGAGACACTTATGCAAAAATAGGTGATTCTGATGCCATTCATGGCACTGGATCTTCACATTTACAAGATCATTCTACTCGTATACAACATTATGTTCATACTCACGAATGGGGCAAAGTAATTCTCGCTCAAGATGTTGAGCTCTCTTTTGGAAATATGTCAGTGATCAAAG aaaTGGCTAATGGATTGCATCAATCtggttttcaatatttacttGGCAATATGATACATACTATgtctaaaaataatgaaaaaatagatGAAGATATTCAATATGAATGTTCTTGGCGACTCAGCAATTGGAATTTCTCTGAAATAAATCAGACATTATATGCGAAAAATGATTGTAAATTAAAGTcacaaataattgaatctGATTATCATTTCTACCATTATCAAGCATTAAAGTACTTTCATGAAGGTAATGAAATAGGTATACACAATGCAATTGAAAATGCTCGTATAAGTATCATCAAAGcccttaaaaatattagcttaG aaagcaCTAAAactatatatgaaaaattaatgcagtTGCAATTGATTCGTGAAATTGAAGAACTAAGTTCAGCAAAATCAGATGAATATGGGAAAGTATTACAAAAGTGGGAACAGCAAGATATCTCAAATTTTAATGAGTATCAGTATATTGAACCCATATTAACTCAGAGAACAGTTATGTATAAGATAAATAGTGTTTTAGAAGACAGTATGTTGATAAAGGATGCACTTTTCAATACATATTTAGATATATCAAAAATTGCAGTGGCTAAAGATAATTTACATGTTGCTGCACGTTCGCTAG CTGTACTAGCAAAACAAGTTGACTTGCCCCCAAAAGTTCAAGATCAATTACTTTATCAAGAATCTTTACTAGCACGTCTTAGAAATGATTTGGAAATTGGAAGATTTCTTTTACGTAATTTAATACACAAAAATACTTTAGATACAAATTTGCGAGCTCAAGTATTGAGAGTTTACGGAGACTGGATGGCTGAAACAAAATCTGAGAATCCTCAg gctgtaataaaaaagtattacatGAAATCTATAGATGCAAGCTCCTCTATCAATGAACATACTACTGATAGCATTAAGAATTTACATGGTGCAAGAGTAGCTTTAGCTCAATTTGCTGACATGCAGTATGAACAGATATGCATATACATGAAATCTTCACAATTTGAAAGTCTTAAAGAGTGCATTACCTCCATTGAAGGACTTAGTATGCAATCAATTACTAAAGACAAAGATGTTAGGAGAGCCTTTATTTTGAATCAaagacaaaatataaatgatgcTGCAGAACTAGAACACatagaaaaggaaagaaataattatttaactctaGCATTGCA ATACTATCTACTAGTGCTGCAAGAAAGTgaagattataatttattaatatttagagtAGTAGCTCTATGGTTAGACAATGTAAACCAAAAAGAAGTTAATAACCTCTTAAATGAGATTCTTACTAAAATACcatcttttaaatttattccgCTGATTCCACAATTGGCAGCACATATAAGTAATGTTTCCAATGCATTTTCcgaaaagatatatttaattatggaACGTTGTGCTCTAGAGCACCCTCACCATACATTGCCTGTATTAttagcattaaaaaatttatatggtGATTACGAATATAATACGACTCGAATGAGTAAAACTGTAGAACCAAGAGTACTTGGTgctcaaaaattattacagaaattaactAAAACAAAGATAAGGTCAATTTTGGATGAAATGGATAAGTTATCACATTCCTTAGTTATGCTAGCTAATCTTGCAACTTCTTCAAATAAAC ATGGTTTAATGATTAGTATACCTAAAAATCAAGAGATCttgaaagttaaaaattttaataatgtactTGTACCAACGTTGACATTAAATGTACAACCGTGccaaaattataatgatataattggAATATCTACATATAAAGAAACATATGAGACGGTCGGTGGTTTAAATACACCAAAAAAGATAATCTGTATTGGTACAGATGGAATTTCAAGATATCAATTAGTAAAG GGCAAAGATGACTTGCGACAAGATGCTGTAATGCAACAGGTTTTTAGTGTAATGAATATACTGCTAAAATCTTATAAAGAAACTAAACGGAGAAAGTTAATGATTAGAACATATAAG GTTGTGCCATTAACTCAAAGATCAGGGATATTAGAATGGTGTGATAACACAGTTCCCATTATGTTCATACTGACAGGCACCAATTTCGATTCTGGTCTtcacaaaaaatattatccaaaAGATTATACCGCAAAATTGTGCAGAGAAAAACTATCA cAAGTAGAAAAAGGATCAACTGATATCAAAGTGAAAGTATTCATGGACTGCTGTGCACATATGCATCCAGTACTGCATcatttttttatggaaaagtATCCATCTCCTGAAACATGGTTTGAGAGAAGATTAGCATATACTCGGAg cATAGCAACAACATCTATAGCAGGATATATTTTAGGTTTAGGGGATAGGCacttgaacaatattttacttgaTCAAACAACTGCTGAAGTAATTCATATTGATTTTG gTATAGCATTTGAACAAGGTAAGGTACTACCAGTTCCTGAAACTATTCCATTTCGACTTACACAAAATATTGAGGTCGCAATGGGTGTATCTGGAATAGAAGGGACAATGAGACAATGCTGTGAAAAGACTTTAACCGTTTTGCGTGACCAAAGACAAATAATCATAACTCTACTACAAGTCTTATTGTACGACCCATTGTTCACATGGACTATAACACCAGCTAAAGCACGTAACATTCAAAGTGACAGTTCCTCGAAACAAGTTGAAATTAACCAAa GTTCTACCGGAACAAATAAAACAGCGGAAAGGGCTCTGTTAAGAATAGAACAAAAACTTCAAGGCACTGAGGAAGGTTTACCCTCAAGCGTCTCAGGCCAAGTTGAAAGACTTATGCAGCAAGCACGCGATCCTATTAATCTTTCACGTATTTACAGTGGATGGCAaccatatttataa